In the Alteromonas sp. M12 genome, one interval contains:
- the dnaK gene encoding molecular chaperone DnaK — MGKIIGIDLGTTNSCVAVLEGDKVKILENAEGDRTTPSIIAYSNDGETLVGAPAKRQAVTNPQNTLYAIKRLIGRRWEDKEVQRDIDIMPFTITKADNGDAWVEVKGEKLAPPQISAEVLKKMKKTAEDYLGEKVTEAVITVPAYFNDSQRQATKDAGKIAGLEVKRIINEPTAAALAYGMDKKKGDNVVAVYDLGGGTFDISIIEIDEVEGEHTFEVLATNGDTHLGGEDFDNRVINYLVDEFKKDQGVDLRKDPLAMQRLKEAGEKAKIELSSAQQTEVNLPYITADASGPKHLTIKVTRAKLESLVEDMVKASLEPVKQALADADLSVSDINDIILVGGQTRMPLVQKYVTEFFGKEPRKDVNPDEAVAAGAAIQGGVLAGDVTDVLLLDVTPLSLGIETMGGVMTALIEKNSTIPTKKSQTFSTAEDNQSAVTVHVLQGERKQASGNKSLGQFNLEGIRPAQRGAPQIEVTFDIDADGILHVSAKDKDTGKEQKITIQASSGLSESEVEKMVADAEANKDADAKFEEMVQTRNQADAMIHGTKKQIEEAGDDLPAEDKATIETAIEALEAAVKSEDKAEIEAKTQELIQASAKLMEIAQAKAAAEGAAAGAEQPQTENATAEDDVVDAEFEEVKDDKK; from the coding sequence ATGGGTAAGATCATTGGTATCGACTTAGGTACAACAAATTCATGTGTCGCAGTTTTAGAAGGCGACAAAGTTAAAATTCTTGAGAATGCGGAAGGTGATCGCACAACGCCATCTATCATCGCATACAGTAACGACGGCGAAACTTTGGTAGGCGCACCTGCTAAACGTCAAGCAGTGACTAACCCACAAAACACTTTATACGCAATTAAGCGTCTTATAGGTCGTCGTTGGGAAGATAAAGAAGTACAACGTGACATCGACATCATGCCATTTACTATCACTAAAGCTGATAATGGTGATGCATGGGTTGAAGTTAAGGGTGAGAAATTGGCTCCGCCACAAATCTCAGCTGAAGTACTGAAAAAAATGAAAAAGACAGCAGAAGATTACTTGGGTGAAAAAGTCACCGAAGCGGTTATCACTGTTCCTGCTTATTTTAATGATTCACAACGTCAAGCAACTAAAGATGCAGGTAAAATTGCCGGTCTAGAAGTTAAACGTATCATCAACGAGCCAACTGCCGCTGCTCTAGCATACGGTATGGACAAGAAAAAAGGTGATAACGTCGTTGCTGTTTATGACCTTGGTGGTGGTACTTTCGATATCTCAATCATTGAGATTGATGAAGTTGAAGGCGAGCACACATTTGAAGTACTAGCGACTAACGGTGATACTCACCTAGGTGGTGAAGATTTCGATAACCGTGTAATCAACTACCTAGTTGACGAATTCAAGAAAGATCAAGGCGTAGATTTACGTAAAGATCCACTTGCAATGCAACGTCTAAAAGAAGCCGGTGAAAAAGCTAAAATTGAATTATCTTCTGCACAACAAACAGAAGTTAACTTGCCATACATCACTGCTGATGCGTCTGGTCCTAAGCACCTTACTATTAAAGTAACGCGTGCTAAGTTAGAGTCATTGGTTGAAGATATGGTAAAAGCTTCTCTTGAACCAGTGAAGCAGGCTTTGGCCGATGCTGATTTATCCGTTAGCGATATCAACGACATTATTTTAGTTGGTGGTCAGACTCGTATGCCACTAGTACAAAAATATGTAACTGAATTCTTCGGTAAAGAGCCGCGTAAAGATGTTAACCCTGATGAAGCTGTTGCCGCAGGTGCTGCGATTCAAGGTGGTGTTTTAGCCGGTGATGTTACAGATGTATTGTTGCTAGATGTTACACCATTGTCTCTTGGTATCGAAACAATGGGCGGTGTTATGACTGCATTGATTGAGAAAAACTCTACGATTCCTACTAAGAAATCTCAGACTTTCTCAACTGCAGAAGATAATCAGTCTGCTGTAACTGTACACGTATTACAGGGTGAGCGTAAGCAAGCGTCTGGCAATAAATCTCTAGGTCAATTTAACCTAGAAGGTATTCGTCCAGCACAACGTGGCGCTCCTCAAATTGAAGTAACTTTCGATATTGATGCTGATGGTATTTTACATGTATCTGCCAAAGATAAAGATACCGGTAAAGAGCAGAAAATCACTATCCAAGCTTCTTCTGGTTTGAGTGAATCTGAAGTTGAAAAAATGGTAGCTGACGCAGAAGCAAATAAAGATGCTGATGCGAAATTTGAAGAAATGGTACAAACACGTAATCAAGCTGATGCAATGATCCACGGTACCAAAAAGCAAATTGAAGAAGCCGGTGACGACTTACCAGCGGAAGACAAAGCAACCATCGAAACTGCAATTGAAGCACTTGAAGCAGCTGTTAAGAGTGAAGACAAAGCGGAAATTGAAGCCAAGACTCAAGAATTGATTCAAGCTTCTGCTAAGTTGATGGAAATTGCTCAAGCTAAAGCTGCTGCTGAAGGCGCTGCTGCTGGTGCAGAACAACCGCAAACAGAAAATGCGACAGCTGAAGACGATGTTGTTGATGCTGAGTTCGAAGAAGTGAAAGACGATAAGAAATAA
- the grpE gene encoding nucleotide exchange factor GrpE, whose amino-acid sequence MSKEQQPTDDNQQEQPEFNQAEQAEVEQAAENADAGDSEQTIAKLQEALAKAEKTVNEQRDSVLRAKAEMENARRRAEGEVEKARKFALERFAGELLPVADNLERAIQLADPDNESLKPMIEGVDITLKSFVSTVEKFGLKVIDPQGEPFNPELHQAMSMQENAELPPNTVMAVMQKGYEINGRLLRPAMVMVSRAAEGGVDIEA is encoded by the coding sequence ATGAGCAAAGAGCAACAGCCAACAGATGATAATCAACAGGAACAACCTGAATTCAACCAAGCGGAACAAGCTGAAGTTGAGCAAGCGGCTGAAAATGCCGATGCCGGTGATTCCGAACAAACAATTGCAAAGTTACAAGAAGCATTAGCTAAAGCAGAAAAGACTGTAAACGAGCAAAGAGATTCGGTTTTGCGCGCTAAAGCTGAAATGGAAAATGCTCGTCGCCGCGCAGAAGGCGAAGTAGAAAAAGCGCGTAAATTCGCTTTAGAGCGTTTTGCAGGAGAGCTTTTACCTGTAGCAGACAATTTGGAGCGAGCTATTCAGTTGGCTGATCCGGATAACGAATCGCTTAAACCTATGATTGAAGGTGTGGATATCACCCTTAAGTCATTCGTAAGCACAGTAGAAAAATTTGGTTTGAAAGTGATTGACCCGCAGGGTGAACCCTTCAATCCAGAATTGCATCAGGCAATGTCGATGCAAGAAAATGCAGAGCTACCTCCTAATACGGTGATGGCTGTCATGCAAAAAGGCTATGAAATTAACGGTCGGTTGCTACGTCCTGCGATGGTAATGGTTTCTAGAGCCGCTGAAGGTGGCGTTGACATCGAAGCATAA
- a CDS encoding PAS-domain containing protein, producing the protein MFSLVSMSTVIFMYLIALFLVGYLGDKYLRQGRQHPIIYSLALGVHCSSWAFFGTTTQATQYGWAFVPTYLGIILVMLFGFGALQKIAEICQRNNISSLADFIGMQYNSANLLAATVSLLCFIGVVPYVALQLDSVVDSLTLLTNESSTSMGLYVAIVLAILAIFLGARSFDLTDKKPGLMLTVAFASSLKLIALSFVGIFVCYELFNGVFDLMGKAQLSTEAQQVLHTNSGGWVYVSHVLLGICAMFCLPRQFHVNFVEYKSKNELNTARWLFPLFLVGMGLFVMPIGLAGHIIFDQQDISTDIYALALPLNSNSAITTLVSFIGGLAAATSMVVVATLAVGIMISNNLITPAWVKFKLINHKQNNLSPAIILFIRRLTIASVLAVSYFYHKDVSSGSPLVNSGIIAMALLAQTFPLMILSLYWQKSSKLAAYVGLLVGAAGWFYWLLWPSITSSYYFDPTPTDLELGRGFIFSLLANGICFGLITWFFPSAPQSQQNSPKNSFPQKQPIKLSKLLALTQNVLNQDELDGIKNKLGDAAQSSYASINIVESVESMLAAKIGGASSRILISAIAEKDEVPLTELVEWVEEAAQTFQFNHEILQSSVEHIQQGISVIDPDLKLIAWNQRYIQMFDYPEGYIHAGISMRKILAFNAQRGLFGSLDNPQQEIDKRIEYIKQGSIYKYVRKQPNGQVIELNGGPLPGGGFVTTYSDITEYMEIQQQLELAKSQLEKRVDLRTEELKHSNLALTKAKLLAERANESKTKFLAAAGHDLMQPFNAASLFGELIQQKSNEPEIKLLSQSLNDSINNAEELLSLLLDMTKLESGVLESHIQEFPIDDVLSPLFNDFNLIAQRKNLNLIYVHSSAVVISDKKLLKRIIQNLLSNAIRYTQAGKILIGCRRSKNQIKVCVLDTGPGISSTDQGYIFEEFKQLDKTNIQQGLGLGLTIVDRISSLLNHPIQLQSQIGRGSNFSVSLPLSKQRKSRVKSTDTGLAKTEILHGRTVLLAENDPQTREAVVQLLESWEANVVSVESLEDVEKIEQNIDLMLLDFHLDNQLTGLDIANSLRNKLQYNIPGILNSSDRSDIMRENAQKADLMFLPKPLKSAALKRMLRKIGWAKIE; encoded by the coding sequence ATGTTTAGCCTTGTTTCCATGTCGACTGTCATCTTCATGTATTTGATCGCCTTGTTTTTGGTTGGTTATTTGGGCGATAAATATTTACGGCAGGGACGACAACATCCGATAATTTATAGTTTAGCCTTGGGCGTTCACTGCTCATCATGGGCGTTTTTTGGTACAACAACCCAAGCAACACAATACGGATGGGCGTTTGTACCAACTTATTTAGGCATTATATTAGTGATGCTTTTTGGTTTTGGTGCGTTACAGAAAATAGCAGAAATATGCCAACGGAATAATATTAGTTCACTTGCCGATTTTATTGGTATGCAATACAACAGCGCAAATTTGCTAGCCGCAACAGTGTCGTTACTGTGTTTTATTGGTGTGGTGCCCTACGTGGCTTTGCAGCTCGATTCGGTAGTTGACAGCTTGACACTATTAACTAATGAATCATCCACCAGTATGGGATTGTATGTCGCAATAGTGCTTGCCATATTAGCTATTTTTTTAGGGGCTCGCTCGTTTGACTTAACCGATAAAAAGCCCGGATTAATGCTAACCGTGGCGTTTGCCTCATCTTTGAAACTTATTGCTCTGAGTTTTGTTGGAATTTTCGTTTGTTATGAGTTATTTAACGGCGTATTCGACTTAATGGGTAAAGCTCAGTTATCGACTGAAGCCCAACAGGTTTTACATACCAACTCAGGGGGTTGGGTGTATGTCAGTCATGTTCTATTAGGCATATGCGCGATGTTTTGTCTGCCGAGGCAATTTCATGTGAACTTTGTGGAATACAAATCAAAAAATGAGCTCAATACTGCCAGGTGGTTATTCCCATTGTTTTTAGTGGGGATGGGATTGTTTGTAATGCCTATCGGCCTAGCAGGCCACATAATTTTTGATCAACAAGATATTTCCACAGATATCTATGCGCTGGCACTGCCACTGAATTCAAATAGCGCGATTACAACATTGGTGAGTTTTATTGGCGGGTTAGCCGCCGCAACCAGTATGGTGGTCGTAGCCACCTTAGCTGTTGGGATAATGATTTCTAACAACCTAATTACGCCTGCTTGGGTCAAATTCAAATTAATTAATCACAAACAGAATAATTTAAGTCCCGCCATCATTTTGTTTATTCGACGGCTAACTATCGCTTCGGTATTAGCCGTCTCCTACTTTTATCATAAAGATGTGAGTTCAGGCTCCCCGCTGGTCAACAGCGGCATAATTGCCATGGCACTATTGGCGCAAACATTTCCGTTGATGATTCTGAGCCTTTATTGGCAAAAATCGAGTAAATTAGCTGCCTATGTTGGGCTTTTAGTTGGCGCTGCAGGTTGGTTTTATTGGTTGCTTTGGCCCAGTATTACCTCAAGTTACTATTTTGATCCTACGCCAACAGATTTGGAATTAGGACGAGGATTTATATTTAGTTTATTAGCCAATGGCATTTGCTTTGGGCTGATCACTTGGTTTTTCCCCTCTGCCCCACAGAGTCAACAAAATAGTCCTAAGAATAGTTTCCCACAGAAACAACCGATTAAATTGTCTAAGTTACTAGCACTGACACAAAATGTGCTCAATCAAGATGAACTTGATGGAATCAAAAATAAACTAGGTGATGCGGCACAAAGCAGTTATGCCAGTATCAATATTGTCGAATCGGTGGAAAGTATGTTGGCGGCCAAAATAGGCGGCGCAAGTTCAAGAATATTAATTTCAGCCATAGCAGAAAAAGATGAAGTTCCTCTGACAGAATTAGTCGAATGGGTGGAAGAAGCCGCGCAAACCTTTCAATTTAATCACGAGATTCTACAATCCAGTGTTGAGCATATCCAGCAAGGTATCAGTGTTATCGACCCAGATCTGAAATTGATAGCGTGGAATCAACGATATATACAAATGTTCGACTACCCTGAAGGTTACATACATGCCGGTATCTCAATGCGCAAAATTCTGGCGTTTAATGCCCAGCGGGGATTGTTTGGTAGTTTAGACAATCCGCAGCAGGAAATAGACAAAAGGATCGAATATATTAAACAAGGCAGTATTTATAAATATGTTCGTAAACAACCCAATGGTCAGGTGATTGAACTCAATGGTGGCCCACTTCCTGGAGGTGGATTTGTTACCACCTACAGCGATATTACAGAATATATGGAAATTCAACAGCAATTAGAATTAGCCAAATCGCAATTGGAAAAGCGAGTGGATCTGCGCACTGAAGAACTGAAACATTCCAATCTAGCGTTAACCAAAGCCAAGCTGCTTGCCGAAAGAGCAAATGAAAGTAAAACGAAGTTCTTAGCTGCTGCAGGACATGACTTAATGCAACCTTTCAATGCGGCAAGTTTATTTGGTGAGCTAATACAGCAAAAATCTAACGAACCGGAAATAAAACTATTAAGCCAATCATTAAATGATTCTATTAACAATGCAGAAGAGCTACTTTCATTGCTTTTAGACATGACAAAACTAGAATCTGGGGTACTTGAATCCCATATTCAAGAGTTCCCCATTGATGATGTTTTATCGCCTTTATTCAACGATTTTAATCTGATCGCACAACGAAAAAACTTGAATTTGATTTACGTGCACAGCAGCGCTGTTGTAATTTCAGATAAAAAACTACTTAAGCGTATTATTCAAAACCTATTATCTAACGCAATCCGATATACCCAAGCGGGAAAAATTCTGATCGGATGCCGTCGCAGCAAAAACCAGATTAAAGTGTGCGTATTGGACACCGGACCAGGTATTTCCAGCACTGACCAAGGTTATATTTTTGAAGAATTTAAACAGTTAGATAAAACCAATATTCAGCAAGGCTTAGGGTTAGGACTGACAATAGTCGATCGTATTTCGTCACTGCTGAATCACCCTATTCAACTGCAATCGCAGATTGGCAGAGGCAGTAACTTTTCTGTCTCTTTACCACTTAGCAAACAACGAAAAAGCCGAGTTAAATCTACCGATACTGGGTTGGCAAAAACCGAGATTTTGCATGGTAGAACCGTATTGTTGGCCGAAAACGATCCGCAAACTCGCGAGGCTGTCGTTCAGTTATTAGAGAGCTGGGAAGCTAACGTCGTCAGTGTTGAGAGCCTAGAGGATGTTGAAAAAATAGAGCAAAACATAGACCTCATGCTGTTAGATTTTCACTTAGATAACCAGTTAACAGGGTTAGACATCGCCAACAGCCTTAGGAATAAACTGCAATACAATATCCCAGGCATCCTAAACTCTTCCGATCGCAGTGACATTATGCGAGAAAATGCGCAAAAAGCGGACCTTATGTTTTTACCTAAACCCCTAAAAAGTGCCGCGTTAAAACGAATGTTACGAAAAATTGGCTGGGCTAAAATCGAATAA
- a CDS encoding MmcQ/YjbR family DNA-binding protein: protein MNYDEFNHFCGALKATTYVMQWGNSHVWKVGGKVFAIGGWSKDKKPAFTFKTSEQNYYFLCERQGYIPAPYFANRGMKWIQQIESDSHSNEELEYYLIESYRLVSQGLSKAKQQELGLHQQVIN, encoded by the coding sequence ATGAATTACGACGAGTTTAATCATTTTTGTGGCGCACTCAAAGCAACGACCTATGTTATGCAATGGGGCAATTCACATGTGTGGAAAGTTGGCGGAAAAGTATTTGCTATTGGTGGCTGGAGTAAAGATAAAAAACCTGCGTTTACCTTCAAAACTTCTGAACAAAACTATTATTTTTTGTGCGAACGGCAAGGATACATTCCAGCCCCTTATTTCGCCAATCGAGGTATGAAGTGGATTCAACAAATTGAATCCGACTCACACAGTAACGAAGAGTTAGAGTATTACCTAATTGAATCTTATCGCTTAGTCTCGCAAGGGTTAAGTAAAGCAAAACAACAAGAACTTGGTTTACATCAACAGGTAATCAACTGA
- a CDS encoding response regulator transcription factor has product MSVKALIADDHPLFRIALKQAVSALLDDDITETSTLQETLSALNHDPQIELVFLDLNMPGNDGLFGLSQIRLLHPDVLVVIVSGEEKPLIIQKAINLGASGFIPKSSSLSEIANAIEQVLDGLQWLPEHLIAQVEAKLPAEESEFAKNLEQLTPQQFVVLKMMADGLLNKQIAYELGIKETTIKQHGSAILKKLKLNNRTQAGVLFKQLMNQV; this is encoded by the coding sequence ATGTCAGTTAAAGCGCTTATCGCCGATGATCATCCGTTATTTCGCATTGCCCTTAAGCAGGCTGTGAGTGCGCTATTGGATGACGACATCACTGAAACCTCAACCTTGCAAGAAACCTTGTCAGCATTAAATCACGATCCTCAAATTGAATTGGTATTTTTGGATTTGAATATGCCTGGCAATGACGGTTTATTTGGATTGAGCCAAATCCGCTTGTTGCATCCTGATGTGTTAGTGGTGATTGTTTCAGGTGAGGAAAAACCACTTATTATCCAAAAAGCGATTAATTTGGGAGCCAGTGGGTTTATTCCAAAATCCAGTTCATTGTCTGAAATTGCGAATGCCATCGAACAAGTATTGGATGGCCTGCAATGGTTGCCAGAACATCTGATTGCTCAGGTTGAAGCAAAGTTACCCGCCGAAGAGTCTGAATTTGCGAAAAATTTAGAACAATTAACACCACAACAATTTGTGGTACTTAAAATGATGGCTGATGGCCTGTTAAATAAACAGATAGCTTATGAACTAGGCATTAAAGAAACCACCATAAAACAGCATGGTTCAGCCATTCTTAAAAAGCTAAAGCTAAATAATCGAACTCAAGCAGGGGTGTTATTTAAACAGCTTATGAATCAAGTGTGA
- a CDS encoding TonB-dependent receptor yields MKHTHTQSIVQKGKFLKLSTLASAVALSCLSGQVAAQEESKGGLERIEVTARKTVESLQEVPVSVTSLGATELMEKGMSVMTEIQQQSPNTTLQVSRGTNSTLTAFIRGVGQQDPVWGFEPGVGVYVDDVYISRPQGAVLDLFDLERVEVLRGPQGTLYGKNTIGGAIKYVTKKMTGDTELSVNATVGSYSQKDLKVMGQIPITDNLFFGFAVATLNRDGFGEFLVAPEGQDTENYNKDVQAARFTLEYQANEDVFVRFNYDKTKDESNAKGGYRLSDSILTDAPQPDSVYDSYSSLPTWNKVETEGMSLTVEWDINDSWAFKSVTASREGDSPTNIDFDSTPLGIFDTPATYTDEQISQEFQLNYVGDDITFVSGAYYYDAEACGIYDAYLMAFGISIEQSGCTDTKSLALYGQMSYDITDKLSTTVGLRYTKDEKHGVVEAGTRLGQAYPNSDWVDGYVRPDYAPNVVIDDTETWSRLTPRLGLEYALTDSTMFFGSYSQGFKSGMYNPRATFFQPAAAPEIVDSYEIGMKSDVTDSFRLNATLFRLDYTDRQYVVNVPSDDLAEPTQRIANVGESDANGLEIELTYIVTEGLTFTSALGTIDAEFTEVFSVDAAGNPIDLSDNFVISNTPDFTFNAGVKYEFTTDMGDFVFNGNYYYRDDYELFESPDELLRQEGYGLVNLSLNWYSDDGQWTAGLHAKNLTDEEYRVGGYNFTGGRTADGELLPGLGGDTTLIGYYGDPRTVHLTVGYTF; encoded by the coding sequence ATGAAACACACACACACACAATCTATCGTTCAAAAGGGAAAGTTTTTAAAACTTTCGACACTCGCATCAGCTGTTGCTTTATCTTGTCTTTCAGGGCAAGTAGCGGCACAAGAAGAATCTAAAGGTGGTTTAGAAAGAATAGAAGTTACTGCTCGTAAAACGGTTGAAAGTCTACAAGAAGTCCCTGTTTCTGTTACCTCATTAGGTGCCACAGAATTAATGGAAAAAGGGATGTCAGTGATGACTGAGATCCAACAGCAATCACCCAATACAACTTTACAAGTGAGTCGCGGAACGAACTCTACATTAACTGCATTTATTCGTGGTGTGGGGCAACAAGATCCTGTTTGGGGTTTTGAACCAGGTGTTGGTGTTTACGTAGATGATGTCTACATTTCTAGACCCCAAGGCGCAGTTTTAGACTTGTTCGATTTGGAACGAGTGGAAGTTCTTCGTGGGCCTCAAGGTACTTTATACGGAAAAAATACAATTGGTGGCGCGATTAAATACGTTACCAAGAAAATGACCGGCGATACTGAACTGTCCGTGAATGCGACTGTGGGAAGTTACTCACAAAAAGACTTAAAAGTAATGGGGCAAATCCCTATCACTGACAACTTATTCTTTGGTTTTGCGGTTGCAACGTTAAATCGTGATGGTTTTGGTGAATTTCTTGTTGCGCCAGAAGGTCAAGATACTGAAAACTATAATAAAGATGTTCAGGCTGCACGTTTTACCTTGGAGTACCAAGCAAACGAGGACGTATTTGTTCGCTTTAACTATGACAAGACCAAAGACGAGTCAAATGCCAAAGGTGGTTACAGATTGTCAGATAGTATCCTAACGGATGCTCCGCAACCTGATAGTGTTTACGATTCATATTCAAGTTTGCCTACCTGGAACAAAGTTGAAACCGAAGGCATGAGCTTAACGGTTGAGTGGGACATCAACGATAGTTGGGCATTTAAATCGGTTACTGCTAGTCGTGAAGGTGACTCGCCAACCAATATCGATTTTGACAGCACGCCGCTAGGTATTTTTGATACGCCAGCAACTTATACCGATGAACAGATCTCCCAAGAATTCCAACTTAACTATGTTGGTGATGACATTACCTTCGTATCTGGCGCTTATTATTATGATGCAGAAGCTTGTGGAATATACGATGCTTACTTAATGGCATTTGGAATTTCAATCGAGCAAAGTGGTTGTACAGATACCAAAAGCTTAGCTTTGTACGGACAAATGTCTTACGACATAACCGATAAACTATCTACCACAGTAGGGCTTCGTTACACCAAAGACGAAAAACACGGTGTAGTGGAAGCGGGCACAAGACTGGGCCAAGCTTATCCAAACTCTGATTGGGTTGATGGCTATGTCAGACCTGATTATGCGCCGAATGTGGTGATTGATGATACTGAAACTTGGTCTCGTTTAACCCCCAGACTTGGTTTGGAATATGCCTTGACTGACTCAACCATGTTCTTTGGAAGTTACTCGCAAGGTTTCAAATCTGGAATGTACAACCCTCGCGCGACTTTCTTCCAACCAGCAGCTGCGCCTGAGATAGTCGATTCTTATGAAATCGGTATGAAAAGTGACGTAACCGATTCATTTAGACTTAACGCTACTTTATTTAGATTGGATTACACCGACAGACAGTATGTTGTAAATGTACCTTCGGACGATTTAGCGGAGCCTACACAACGAATCGCTAACGTAGGGGAGTCTGATGCGAATGGTCTTGAAATTGAACTTACTTATATTGTCACCGAAGGGCTAACCTTCACCAGTGCATTAGGTACAATTGATGCAGAATTCACCGAAGTATTCTCGGTAGATGCAGCGGGTAACCCCATTGATTTATCTGATAATTTTGTGATTTCAAATACTCCTGACTTTACCTTTAATGCTGGTGTGAAATACGAGTTTACCACTGATATGGGCGACTTCGTTTTCAATGGTAACTATTACTATCGCGATGATTACGAACTATTCGAATCACCTGATGAATTGTTACGTCAAGAAGGTTATGGATTAGTTAACTTAAGCTTAAATTGGTATAGCGATGATGGTCAATGGACTGCTGGATTGCATGCCAAGAACCTGACTGACGAAGAATATCGAGTGGGTGGTTACAACTTTACCGGTGGCCGAACTGCCGATGGTGAATTATTGCCTGGCTTAGGTGGTGATACAACGTTGATCGGTTATTACGGCGATCCCCGTACTGTTCACCTAACAGTAGGTTACACTTTCTAA
- a CDS encoding SLC13 family permease → MLSLIGLIGGLFLLIVLTIRGMNLFIAAPLCALIVALTSGLPVFIGDTNFVETYMSGFSGFVANWFFMFLLGSLFGKFMEDTGAADAVAKAIIGRLGKQHAVAAVVIACAILTYGGVSVFVVAFSVYPMALSLFKDANLPRRFIPAALAFGSVTFTMTSAGSPEIQNWIPIKYLGTSPFAAWEVSLVVAIFMATLGFWWIRRMMNKALAAGERFESKDHDPKISERDYPHWVTGLIPLLVVLVLSYTFHESLQQMALIVALGGGVLTLMIINFKYFHNLTAAVGVGTTGALIAIGNTAAVVGFGTIAKSTQAFQTAVEVMTQIPGNELIGAAIAVSVIAGLTGSASGGQAIALPLVGPHYMDQGVDPEQLHRIVSISSGALDSLPHNGYVVTTIRGICHETHQRAYWAVGALTVVIPLIGLSLAIALFTFF, encoded by the coding sequence ATGCTGAGTCTAATTGGCTTAATCGGCGGCTTATTTTTGCTCATAGTCTTGACTATCAGAGGCATGAATCTTTTTATTGCAGCCCCTCTATGTGCTCTAATTGTTGCGTTAACGAGTGGTTTACCTGTCTTTATCGGCGATACCAATTTTGTAGAAACCTATATGTCGGGTTTTTCTGGATTCGTAGCAAACTGGTTCTTCATGTTCTTATTGGGAAGCCTGTTCGGTAAATTCATGGAAGATACTGGCGCAGCTGATGCTGTGGCAAAGGCAATTATTGGGCGCTTGGGTAAACAACATGCGGTAGCCGCAGTGGTCATTGCCTGTGCAATCCTAACCTATGGTGGGGTGAGCGTTTTTGTCGTGGCATTCTCTGTTTACCCCATGGCTTTGAGTCTGTTTAAAGACGCCAACTTACCAAGACGATTCATTCCTGCGGCACTGGCTTTTGGCTCTGTTACGTTCACTATGACATCAGCAGGCTCACCTGAAATACAAAATTGGATCCCGATAAAATATTTAGGTACATCCCCTTTTGCTGCATGGGAAGTCAGTTTAGTGGTGGCAATTTTCATGGCGACATTGGGATTCTGGTGGATCAGAAGAATGATGAACAAAGCGTTAGCCGCCGGTGAACGATTTGAAAGCAAAGATCACGACCCTAAAATTTCAGAACGAGATTACCCTCATTGGGTCACAGGTTTAATCCCCTTGTTGGTGGTACTGGTTTTATCCTATACCTTCCATGAATCGTTACAACAAATGGCGCTGATCGTTGCGTTAGGTGGCGGAGTATTAACCTTGATGATAATCAATTTCAAATACTTCCATAACCTAACCGCAGCAGTTGGTGTGGGTACAACAGGTGCGCTTATCGCCATTGGTAACACCGCAGCAGTGGTTGGTTTCGGCACTATTGCTAAATCCACACAAGCGTTTCAAACAGCAGTGGAAGTCATGACTCAAATTCCAGGAAACGAATTAATAGGCGCAGCGATTGCGGTTAGTGTTATCGCAGGCTTAACCGGTTCGGCTTCAGGAGGACAAGCAATAGCGTTACCTTTAGTTGGGCCACACTACATGGATCAAGGTGTCGATCCTGAGCAGTTACATAGAATCGTTTCAATCTCTTCTGGTGCGTTGGATTCACTGCCCCATAACGGTTATGTTGTAACAACCATTCGAGGCATTTGTCATGAAACACATCAACGTGCTTATTGGGCAGTAGGTGCATTGACGGTGGTTATTCCACTAATTGGATTAAGTTTAGCCATCGCACTGTTTACTTTCTTTTAA